The following are encoded in a window of Dama dama isolate Ldn47 chromosome 17, ASM3311817v1, whole genome shotgun sequence genomic DNA:
- the APELA gene encoding apelin receptor early endogenous ligand, with product MRFHRFFLLFVIFMMSLLLIHGQRQANLAMRRKLHRHNCLQRRCMPLHSRVPFP from the exons ATGAGATTTCACCGGTTCTTTCttctatttgttatttttatgatgAGTCTTCTACTTATCCACGGACAAAGACAAG ctaatTTGGCAATGAGAAGAAAATTGCACAGACACAACTGCCTTCAGAGGAGATGCATGCCTCTCCATTCCCGAGTGCCCTTCCCCTGA